The Alkalibacter rhizosphaerae genomic sequence GAAGCCTTTTCGATCCAATTCCTCTACCATGGCAATAGTGGTTCCACCAGGCGAACAGACCCGATCTTTCAACACACCAGGATGCAACTTGGTTTCCACAACCATTTTTGCAGATCCCAATACACTTTGCGCCGCCAGCTCATATGCATCTTCTCTTTTCAACCCTGCTTTTACGGCGGCATCCGCCATAGCTTCTATAAGAATATAAACCATGGCTGGTGATGAACCGCTGGTTGCCGTAACTCCGTGAAAAAGTTCTTCCGGAATTACTTTGGTCTTTCCAAAACAATCAAAAATTTCGAGAACTGCATTCAATTCTTTTTCACCAACATTTTCATTGCCGGTGATCGCCGTCATACCCTCTCCTACCAAGGCAGGCGTATTTGGCATGACGCGAAGCAACTTTATGTTGGGAATGTCGATTTGCCTTTCCATCTGAGCCAGATCCACGCCCGCTGCTATACTAACCAAAACCGTTTTCTCCGGTTCCAGATGATCTTTTACTTCCTTTAATACCATGTTCATGATATTCGGTTTTACTGCTATG encodes the following:
- the proC gene encoding pyrroline-5-carboxylate reductase, whose translation is MIGCGNMAQAMIGGMVESGVVDAADIFVSNPIQEQLEVVKTKYGVSVTNDNKEVSRWADYLIIAVKPNIMNMVLKEVKDHLEPEKTVLVSIAAGVDLAQMERQIDIPNIKLLRVMPNTPALVGEGMTAITGNENVGEKELNAVLEIFDCFGKTKVIPEELFHGVTATSGSSPAMVYILIEAMADAAVKAGLKREDAYELAAQSVLGSAKMVVETKLHPGVLKDRVCSPGGTTIAMVEELDRKGFRGAVLSALDAAVHKSIEMSSKEQE